A stretch of Nitrospirota bacterium DNA encodes these proteins:
- a CDS encoding ATP-binding cassette domain-containing protein: MAIVANEKNVPIIEVNHVSTRFGTAVVHRDVSLTIQRGEVFAIAGGNGCGKSTLMREIVGLLDPTSGSTKLFGMDSRLLRDGHPQEIHRRFGVMFQQGGLFSSLTLAENVAVPLKEHTKLSREIVHDIVALKIASVGLPADSAAKFPNELSGGMRRRAALARAIVMDPEVLFLDEPTAGLDPIIADGFDELVLQLKALLGLTVVMVTHDLDSLWRISDRVAVLGNGTVLGIGTMQELSRSADPVIHEYFHGPRGRAAEAQHG; this comes from the coding sequence ATGGCTATCGTGGCGAACGAGAAGAATGTCCCGATCATCGAGGTCAATCATGTCTCGACTCGTTTCGGGACGGCGGTCGTGCACCGGGATGTGAGTTTGACGATTCAGCGGGGCGAGGTCTTTGCCATTGCCGGGGGGAACGGCTGCGGGAAGTCTACGCTGATGCGTGAGATTGTCGGATTGCTAGATCCGACCTCCGGATCGACGAAGCTCTTTGGCATGGATAGCCGATTGTTGCGCGATGGGCACCCGCAAGAGATCCATCGCCGGTTCGGCGTGATGTTTCAGCAGGGCGGCTTGTTCAGTTCTCTCACCTTGGCGGAGAATGTCGCCGTGCCATTAAAAGAACATACGAAGCTGAGCCGTGAGATCGTCCATGACATTGTCGCCCTGAAGATTGCTTCGGTCGGGTTGCCGGCGGACAGCGCCGCGAAATTTCCGAACGAACTCAGTGGCGGCATGAGGCGGCGGGCGGCCCTGGCACGGGCCATCGTGATGGACCCGGAGGTGTTGTTCCTCGATGAGCCGACCGCCGGCTTGGATCCGATCATCGCGGACGGGTTCGATGAATTGGTCCTGCAACTCAAAGCGTTACTAGGGCTCACGGTGGTGATGGTGACTCACGATCTCGATTCGCTCTGGCGCATTTCAGACCGTGTGGCAGTGCTGGGCAACGGGACGGTCTTGGGGATCGGCACCATGCAGGAATTGTCGCGCTCGGCCGATCCCGTGATTCACGAATACTTTCACGGTCCGCGCGGCCGCGCGGCGGAAGCGCAACATGGGTAG
- a CDS encoding MlaD family protein, which produces MDNKVNYVIVGAFVAVLGAAILLVVLWLGKSDYRGVYDRYYTYMQESVAGLSVNSTVKYRGVEVGRVKDIQLNPENPEEVRLTLDILRATPIKTDTVAVLETQGLTGLATVNLNGGSREAPALASAPGQEYPVIKSGPSLFFRLDMAISRLLSDQGLTKLLANVNLLSQNATAVVDEENRTTIKQILKDLSDITRTVADQSERVDSGLVGASNAAQNVAKMTETMNKQVPVLLERVNKSAAALQTMTEELAHTGRSVRSAVQESRPDIEQFTRQTLSETGALVTELRQLTGTLQRVARQLEQEPSSLVLGKKSQQRGPGE; this is translated from the coding sequence ATGGATAACAAGGTAAATTACGTCATCGTCGGAGCATTTGTCGCAGTCTTAGGAGCGGCGATTCTGCTGGTCGTCCTCTGGCTGGGAAAGTCTGATTACCGCGGGGTCTATGATCGGTACTACACCTACATGCAAGAGTCTGTAGCCGGGTTGAGCGTCAACTCCACGGTGAAATATCGGGGGGTCGAGGTCGGGCGCGTGAAGGATATTCAGTTAAATCCGGAGAATCCTGAAGAGGTTCGGCTCACCCTCGACATTCTCCGTGCCACACCGATCAAAACGGATACGGTGGCGGTGCTTGAAACGCAAGGGCTGACCGGACTGGCCACCGTCAATCTGAACGGGGGGAGTCGAGAGGCGCCGGCGTTGGCGAGTGCACCGGGCCAGGAATACCCGGTCATCAAGAGCGGCCCCTCGCTGTTCTTTCGCCTCGACATGGCCATTTCGCGCTTGCTCTCCGATCAGGGGCTGACGAAGCTGCTCGCCAATGTGAATCTGCTCAGTCAGAATGCGACGGCGGTGGTGGATGAAGAGAATCGCACGACCATCAAACAGATTCTCAAAGACCTGTCGGATATCACGCGCACCGTCGCAGATCAGAGTGAGCGAGTGGACAGCGGTTTGGTCGGCGCCTCGAACGCGGCGCAGAACGTCGCAAAGATGACCGAGACCATGAATAAACAGGTGCCGGTTTTATTGGAACGAGTCAACAAGAGTGCGGCGGCGCTCCAAACCATGACCGAAGAATTGGCTCACACGGGAAGATCTGTGAGGTCGGCTGTGCAAGAGAGCCGCCCCGATATAGAACAGTTCACCCGACAGACGTTGAGTGAGACCGGTGCGCTGGTGACAGAGCTGCGCCAGCTCACAGGCACGTTGCAGCGAGTGGCTCGTCAACTGGAGCAGGAGCCGAGTTCGCTCGTGCTGGGGAAGAAGTCTCAACAACGAGGACCGGGAGAGTAG
- a CDS encoding ABC-type transport auxiliary lipoprotein family protein, with amino-acid sequence MGMLPIRLGTVMGTGIVALALAGCLSLPRDEQQTQTFFLSLDRSAGGASIPDVQPKAGILVVNVPVAQPGFDTQRMAYAQRPYEVSYYATHQWADSPARMVTPLLIQALEQTGYWRAIVPMPTSVRGDHRVEIDQLELVQTFLQKPSQVRLALRVQVIKLPEYLVLGTRLFEVVEGTPTDDAYGGAVAANRAADKLLREVAGWLSGCVSGSQGSGCSR; translated from the coding sequence ATGGGGATGCTGCCGATACGGCTCGGTACAGTCATGGGAACCGGGATCGTCGCGCTGGCGCTGGCCGGCTGCCTGTCTCTTCCGCGTGACGAGCAGCAGACGCAGACCTTCTTCTTGAGTCTGGACCGGTCGGCTGGAGGGGCTTCGATCCCTGACGTACAACCGAAAGCCGGTATTCTCGTCGTGAATGTGCCGGTGGCGCAGCCGGGGTTCGATACGCAACGAATGGCCTATGCGCAACGGCCGTATGAAGTGAGCTACTACGCGACCCATCAATGGGCGGACTCCCCGGCCAGAATGGTGACTCCCTTACTGATTCAGGCGTTGGAACAGACGGGTTATTGGCGAGCCATTGTCCCGATGCCGACATCCGTGCGCGGCGACCATCGCGTGGAGATCGATCAGCTGGAACTCGTACAGACCTTTCTGCAGAAACCGAGTCAGGTGCGTCTTGCGTTGCGCGTACAAGTAATCAAGCTGCCGGAATATCTGGTGCTCGGCACCCGCCTGTTCGAGGTGGTCGAAGGAACGCCCACTGACGATGCGTACGGCGGGGCGGTTGCCGCAAACCGGGCGGCCGATAAGCTACTGAGGGAGGTGGCCGGCTGGCTGAGCGGTTGTGTGTCGGGCAGCCAGGGAAGTGGCTGCTCACGATGA
- the glgP gene encoding alpha-glucan family phosphorylase, whose product MVQPPLVAYFSMEIGLESGMPTYSGGLGVLAGDTIRSAADLDVPMVAVSLLHRRGYFFQRLDVQGHQSEEPVAWPVNDFADLIDERVTVDIEGRTVHVRAWRYRVTGESGHVVPVYLLDTDVSENQPWDRTLTDVLYGGDDHYRLCQEVVLGIGGLRLLRALGHQDILRFHMNEGHAALLVLALVEEKLALQGQSDSLSADLIDTVREQCVFTTHTPVPAGHDQFSEELARNVLGEQRWARLKDCGIEQRLNLTQLALRGSRYVNGVAMKHGEVSHSMFPGYPIHSITNGVHAATWTAPSFQKLFDTHLPDWRRDQLSLRYAVGIPTSEIWAAHVDAKRTLVEHVNRESNAGFDREVLTIGFARRFAAYKRAGLIFQDLDRLKQIVRAAGPIQIVFAGKAHPHDREGKDLIAHIHEMRDALQGMVAVSYLTNYDMEVARMLCAGSDVWLNTPLPPLEASGTSGMKAAMNGVPSLSVLDGWWIEGHLEDVTGWSIGDRVEACMEPQPGMDTCHAAKLYRKLEEKVLPCFYKDQGRFIEIMRHAIALNGAFFNTQRMVAQYLHDAYRLGPA is encoded by the coding sequence ATGGTGCAGCCACCGCTCGTCGCATACTTCTCCATGGAGATCGGCCTGGAGTCCGGGATGCCGACCTATTCGGGAGGGCTCGGTGTGCTCGCCGGCGATACGATTCGCTCGGCCGCAGATCTCGATGTGCCGATGGTGGCGGTGTCGTTGCTGCACCGGCGAGGATATTTTTTTCAGCGACTGGATGTGCAGGGCCATCAAAGCGAGGAGCCTGTCGCCTGGCCGGTCAATGATTTCGCGGACCTGATCGACGAGCGGGTCACGGTCGACATCGAAGGTCGCACGGTCCATGTCAGGGCCTGGCGCTATCGCGTCACCGGTGAGTCCGGACATGTCGTTCCGGTGTATCTGCTCGACACCGATGTGAGCGAGAACCAGCCTTGGGACCGGACCCTCACCGATGTGCTCTATGGAGGCGACGACCATTATCGCTTGTGTCAGGAGGTGGTGTTGGGGATCGGAGGCCTCCGCCTGTTACGGGCGCTTGGACACCAGGACATTCTCCGGTTCCATATGAATGAGGGGCATGCAGCCTTGCTCGTCCTCGCGCTGGTGGAAGAGAAACTGGCCTTGCAGGGTCAATCGGACTCCCTGTCGGCCGATCTCATCGACACCGTTCGTGAGCAATGTGTTTTTACGACCCATACCCCCGTGCCGGCAGGTCACGATCAATTTTCCGAGGAACTCGCGCGCAACGTATTGGGAGAGCAGCGGTGGGCCAGGCTGAAGGACTGCGGCATCGAGCAGCGATTGAATCTGACGCAACTGGCCCTGCGGGGCTCCCGGTATGTCAATGGGGTTGCGATGAAACATGGGGAGGTCTCGCATAGCATGTTCCCCGGTTATCCGATCCATTCCATTACCAACGGAGTCCACGCGGCCACCTGGACCGCGCCGTCGTTCCAGAAGCTCTTCGATACCCATCTGCCGGATTGGCGGCGCGATCAACTCTCGCTGCGCTACGCTGTGGGCATTCCGACTTCGGAGATCTGGGCGGCGCACGTAGATGCCAAACGCACGTTGGTTGAGCATGTGAATCGAGAATCGAACGCGGGGTTCGATCGCGAAGTCTTGACGATCGGATTCGCCCGCCGGTTTGCGGCCTACAAACGTGCCGGTCTGATCTTTCAGGATCTCGACCGGCTCAAGCAGATTGTCCGAGCGGCCGGACCGATCCAGATCGTCTTTGCCGGCAAGGCGCATCCACACGACCGTGAGGGCAAAGATTTGATTGCGCACATCCATGAGATGCGTGATGCGCTGCAGGGCATGGTTGCGGTGTCGTATTTGACCAATTACGACATGGAGGTGGCCAGGATGCTCTGTGCCGGTTCCGATGTGTGGCTCAATACCCCGTTGCCGCCGCTGGAGGCATCGGGGACGAGCGGGATGAAGGCAGCGATGAACGGGGTGCCCAGCTTGAGTGTGCTCGATGGCTGGTGGATCGAGGGCCATCTGGAGGATGTGACCGGCTGGTCGATCGGCGATCGGGTGGAAGCCTGCATGGAGCCCCAGCCAGGGATGGATACCTGTCACGCAGCAAAGCTCTATCGAAAATTAGAAGAGAAAGTCTTGCCCTGTTTCTATAAGGACCAAGGTCGTTTTATCGAGATCATGCGGCATGCGATTGCCTTGAACGGCGCATTTTTTAATACGCAGCGCATGGTTGCTCAGTACCTCCACGATGCCTATCGCTTGGGGCCGGCATGA
- a CDS encoding acetate/propionate family kinase, with the protein MKSQQGFILTINGGSSSLKCSLFQVGPSLTPVVSCLVDRIGFPDVTLTLTDLASGTSERRTIQAAHHKDCVDPLVTWLEQKFTIADLVAIGHRVVHGGHRYREPHVITSEVMGELRRLSPYDPEHLPAEIELIETFGRRFPTIPQVACFDTAFHRDLPQVARLLPIPRRYEAAGIRRYGFHGLSYAYLMGELRRLAPHEAQGLVILAHLGNGASMAAVRGGKSIDTSMGFTPTAGLPMSTRSGDLDPGLLSYLSRTEGMTVAQFHTMVNRQSGLLGLSETSSDIRDLLACEGSDVRAAEAVALFCYQAKKWIGSFAAALGGLDTLVFSGGIGEHAAVIRARICEGLEFLGMTVDEVRNGAGDPVISTAGSRVTVRVIHTDEEREIAQSVFHVLAEDRRDR; encoded by the coding sequence ATGAAATCCCAACAGGGTTTCATTCTGACCATCAATGGAGGCTCGTCGAGCCTGAAGTGTTCGCTCTTCCAGGTTGGTCCCTCGCTCACGCCTGTTGTCTCCTGCCTGGTCGACCGAATCGGGTTTCCAGATGTCACGCTGACCCTCACGGACCTGGCCAGCGGTACCAGCGAGCGCCGGACGATTCAGGCCGCGCATCACAAGGATTGCGTCGATCCGCTCGTCACATGGCTGGAACAGAAGTTCACGATCGCAGACCTTGTGGCCATTGGCCATCGCGTGGTGCATGGAGGTCATCGGTATCGCGAGCCGCACGTGATTACGTCTGAAGTCATGGGCGAGTTGCGCCGGCTCAGTCCCTATGATCCGGAACATCTGCCTGCGGAGATTGAGCTGATCGAGACGTTTGGCCGTCGGTTTCCGACGATCCCGCAAGTCGCCTGTTTCGACACCGCCTTTCATCGCGATCTGCCGCAGGTCGCACGCCTCTTGCCGATCCCCAGACGGTACGAGGCCGCTGGAATCAGGCGCTACGGGTTTCATGGCCTCTCCTATGCCTACTTAATGGGGGAACTCAGGCGGCTTGCGCCTCATGAGGCGCAGGGCCTGGTGATTCTGGCTCATCTGGGCAATGGGGCGAGCATGGCGGCGGTGCGCGGGGGTAAGAGCATCGATACGAGCATGGGTTTTACGCCCACGGCGGGGTTGCCGATGAGCACACGCTCAGGCGATCTCGACCCGGGCTTGCTGTCCTATTTGTCGAGAACGGAAGGTATGACGGTGGCGCAGTTCCATACGATGGTCAATCGGCAATCGGGACTGCTCGGTCTGTCGGAGACGAGTTCCGATATTCGCGACCTCCTTGCCTGTGAGGGCAGTGATGTACGAGCGGCTGAAGCCGTGGCGCTCTTCTGCTACCAGGCCAAGAAGTGGATCGGCTCATTTGCCGCGGCGTTGGGCGGATTGGATACGCTCGTCTTCAGCGGCGGGATCGGTGAGCATGCAGCGGTCATCCGCGCGCGTATTTGTGAGGGGTTGGAATTCCTCGGTATGACCGTCGATGAGGTTCGGAATGGAGCCGGTGACCCCGTCATTTCCACAGCAGGCAGCCGTGTGACCGTTCGCGTCATCCACACGGACGAAGAGCGTGAGATCGCGCAATCTGTCTTTCATGTGCTGGCAGAGGATCGCCGGGATCGATGA
- a CDS encoding phosphoketolase family protein: MLRSHKRLKPEQLRKMDAYWRAANYLSVGQIYLYDNPLLKKPLTLAHIKPRLLGHWGTTPGLNFVYVHLNRVITEYELNVMYITGPGHGGPGLVANAYLEGTYSEVYPNVSQDEEGLKRLFTQFSFPGGIPSHVSPETPGSIHEGGELGYSLSHAFGAAFDNPDLLVACVVGDGEAETGPLATSWHSNKFLNPVHDGAVLPILHLNGYKIAGPTVLARLPHDELESLFVGYGYQPYFVEGDDPATMHQQMAATLDVAVADIKKIQRTARAKGFRKRPRWPMIVLRSPKGWTGPKVVDGKQAEGTFRSHQVPMGDMAKPGHLKILEKWMKSYKPGELFDKAGRLIPELAALAPAGSLRMSANPHANGGLLLHDLRLPDFRDYAVKVRKPGAVDGEATRVQGEFIRDVMKGNAGNFRVFSPDETNSNRWGALFEVTNRCSTAEILPGDDHVAPDGRVMEMLSEHQCEGWLEGYLLTGRHGMFSCYEAFIHIVDSMFNQHAKWLKMSNHIPWRRPIASLNYLLSSHVWRQDHNGFSHQDPGFIDHVVNKKAEVIRVYLPPDANCLLSVTDHCLRSRNYVNVIVAGKQSAPQWLNMDAAIKHCTAGLGIWPWASNDRGGEPDVVMACCGDVPTLETLAAVGLLRTLFPQLTVRVINVVDLMKLQPQREHPHGLSDKEFDSLFTTDKPIIFAFHGYPWLIHRLTYRRTNHKNLHVRGYKEEGTTTTPFDITVMNDLDRFHLVGDVIDRLPQLGSRAAYAKQWLGEKLIEHKQYISEHGDDLPEIRNWRWSGKG, translated from the coding sequence ATGCTGAGAAGCCACAAGCGGTTGAAGCCGGAGCAGCTTCGGAAAATGGATGCCTATTGGCGTGCAGCCAATTACCTGTCCGTCGGCCAGATTTATCTCTACGATAATCCGTTGCTGAAGAAGCCGCTCACGCTGGCCCATATCAAGCCGCGCTTGCTCGGCCACTGGGGCACCACGCCGGGGCTGAACTTCGTCTATGTCCACCTGAATCGTGTCATTACAGAATATGAGCTGAACGTCATGTACATTACCGGGCCGGGCCATGGTGGTCCCGGACTGGTGGCGAACGCCTATCTCGAAGGCACCTATAGCGAGGTCTATCCGAACGTCTCGCAAGATGAAGAGGGCCTGAAGCGGCTGTTCACGCAGTTCTCCTTTCCCGGCGGCATTCCGAGTCACGTCTCACCGGAGACGCCGGGATCGATTCACGAGGGCGGCGAGCTGGGGTATTCGCTGTCCCATGCGTTCGGCGCGGCGTTCGATAATCCGGACCTGCTCGTCGCCTGTGTCGTGGGCGATGGAGAAGCGGAAACCGGCCCGTTGGCAACCAGCTGGCATTCGAATAAGTTTTTGAACCCTGTGCACGACGGCGCCGTGCTGCCGATCCTGCATTTGAACGGGTACAAGATCGCCGGCCCCACGGTGCTGGCGCGGCTTCCGCATGACGAATTGGAATCGCTCTTTGTCGGGTATGGCTACCAGCCCTATTTCGTCGAGGGCGACGATCCTGCCACGATGCATCAACAGATGGCCGCCACGCTCGATGTCGCCGTCGCGGACATCAAGAAGATCCAGCGGACTGCGCGGGCCAAAGGATTTAGAAAGCGGCCTCGCTGGCCCATGATCGTCCTGCGTTCGCCGAAGGGCTGGACCGGGCCGAAGGTCGTGGATGGGAAGCAGGCTGAAGGGACATTCCGGTCACACCAGGTGCCGATGGGCGATATGGCCAAGCCCGGTCACCTCAAGATTCTCGAGAAGTGGATGAAGAGTTACAAGCCGGGGGAGCTGTTCGATAAGGCCGGCCGACTCATTCCTGAGTTGGCAGCTCTAGCACCGGCCGGCTCCCTCCGCATGAGCGCCAATCCTCATGCCAACGGCGGTCTCCTGTTGCACGACCTGCGTTTGCCGGATTTCCGCGACTACGCAGTGAAAGTGCGGAAGCCCGGGGCGGTGGATGGCGAAGCCACGCGCGTCCAAGGGGAGTTTATTCGCGATGTGATGAAAGGTAATGCCGGCAACTTTCGTGTCTTTAGCCCGGACGAGACGAACTCGAACCGCTGGGGGGCGCTGTTCGAAGTAACGAACCGCTGCTCGACCGCGGAGATCCTGCCCGGCGACGACCATGTGGCGCCAGATGGCCGCGTGATGGAGATGTTGAGCGAGCATCAATGCGAAGGCTGGCTCGAAGGTTATCTCTTGACGGGCCGCCACGGCATGTTCTCCTGCTATGAAGCCTTTATCCATATTGTCGATTCGATGTTCAACCAGCATGCCAAGTGGCTCAAAATGTCGAATCATATTCCCTGGCGGCGGCCGATTGCGTCTTTGAATTATCTCTTGTCATCGCATGTATGGCGGCAGGATCACAACGGTTTCAGCCACCAGGACCCTGGGTTCATCGACCATGTGGTGAATAAAAAGGCCGAGGTCATCCGGGTCTATCTTCCGCCGGACGCGAACTGCCTCTTGTCCGTCACCGATCATTGTCTGCGCAGCCGTAACTACGTGAACGTCATCGTCGCCGGGAAGCAGTCTGCGCCACAGTGGTTGAACATGGACGCCGCGATCAAACATTGCACCGCCGGGCTCGGTATCTGGCCATGGGCCAGCAACGACCGCGGTGGTGAGCCCGATGTCGTCATGGCTTGCTGCGGCGACGTTCCCACGCTGGAAACGCTGGCCGCCGTCGGCCTGCTCAGGACATTGTTCCCTCAGCTAACCGTGCGAGTGATTAACGTGGTGGACTTGATGAAGCTCCAGCCGCAGCGCGAGCATCCGCACGGGTTGAGCGACAAGGAGTTCGACAGCCTGTTCACGACCGACAAGCCGATCATCTTTGCGTTTCATGGTTATCCCTGGCTGATTCACCGGCTGACCTACCGCCGGACAAACCACAAGAATTTGCATGTGCGCGGGTATAAGGAGGAAGGGACGACCACCACGCCGTTCGACATTACGGTCATGAACGATCTCGACCGGTTCCATCTGGTCGGCGATGTGATCGACCGTTTGCCCCAGTTGGGGTCTCGCGCTGCCTATGCCAAGCAATGGCTCGGGGAGAAACTCATTGAGCATAAGCAATACATCTCTGAACATGGCGATGATTTGCCGGAGATTCGGAACTGGCGATGGAGCGGGAAAGGATGA
- the mgtA gene encoding magnesium-translocating P-type ATPase has translation MSDTWSFWSRSSAEVLRQLETAPQGLSGDEARRRHLRDAHLLLKPKSRLSTYELLFRQFTSPIILILLAAAGLAFFLADPTDTAIILLIVLASGLLGFWQERSANQAVASLLAIVQIKADVWRDGSQVAVPVDEVVPGDVVLLRAGDTVPGDCLLLESKDLFVDEAALTGETYPAEKVCGVLPADIPLGRRTNSLFLGTHVISGNSTAVVVHIGSDTEFGKVSGRLQLRPPETEFERGIRQFGYLLLEVTVVLVVAIFAVNVYLARPVLEAFLFSLALAVGLTPQLLPAIISINLAHGAKRMAQQKVIVKRLASIENFGSMTVFCSDKTGTLTEGLVRLKSACDIAGNPSERVFLHGALNASFETGFHNPIDEAIRTARPFDLSPYRKLDEEPYDFVRKRLSVLVATPTTHLLVTKGALANVLAVCSTAENADGTVVELAVVRDAIQAQMAQWAGQGWRVLGLASREMGAREGITKDDEAGMTFLGFLVFEDPIKADVPETIGRLKGLGVTLKIVTGDNRLVAAHVGQAIGLMNGHLLTGEDLRKMSDEALVSRVNDVHVFAEVEPNQKERIILALKKAGHVVGYGGDGINDASALHAADVGVSVESAVDVAKEAADIVLLEKDLGILVEGVQEGRRTFANTLKYVFMATSANFGNMFSMAGASLFLSFLPLLPKQILLTNLLTDIPEMTIAGDRVDEELIDRPRRWNIAFIRKFMLTFGLVSSIFDYLTFGVLLWFLQAGVEEFRTGWFVESVISASVIVLVVRSRRPFMRSKPSRGLLAATLAVVGLTLLLPYTPLRGPLGFVPLPASFLAALLCIVIAYVGAAEFAKKIFYRHVVY, from the coding sequence ATGTCAGATACGTGGAGTTTTTGGAGCCGTTCATCGGCCGAGGTGCTGCGGCAGCTTGAAACGGCCCCCCAGGGCCTATCGGGCGATGAGGCGCGACGGCGTCATCTGCGCGATGCGCATCTCTTGTTGAAGCCGAAGAGCCGGCTGTCCACTTACGAGCTGCTGTTCCGGCAATTTACCAGCCCGATCATCCTCATCCTCCTGGCCGCCGCGGGGCTGGCGTTCTTTCTGGCGGATCCGACCGACACGGCGATCATTCTCCTGATCGTGCTCGCCAGCGGTCTGCTCGGGTTCTGGCAGGAACGAAGCGCAAACCAAGCGGTGGCCAGCTTGCTCGCGATCGTGCAGATCAAAGCCGATGTGTGGCGTGACGGAAGTCAGGTCGCTGTGCCGGTCGATGAGGTCGTGCCGGGGGATGTCGTCCTGCTCAGAGCGGGCGACACGGTTCCCGGCGATTGTCTCCTGCTCGAATCGAAAGATCTCTTTGTGGACGAGGCGGCGCTCACGGGCGAAACCTATCCGGCCGAAAAAGTCTGCGGCGTCCTGCCTGCCGATATTCCCTTGGGGCGGCGGACGAACAGCCTCTTTCTAGGGACCCATGTCATCAGTGGAAACAGTACGGCAGTCGTGGTGCACATTGGGTCGGATACGGAATTCGGGAAGGTCTCTGGCCGGTTACAGCTCAGGCCTCCCGAGACGGAGTTCGAGCGAGGCATCAGGCAATTCGGGTATCTGCTCTTGGAAGTAACCGTCGTGTTGGTCGTCGCCATCTTTGCGGTCAACGTGTATCTGGCCCGGCCTGTGCTCGAAGCATTTCTGTTCTCCCTTGCCCTCGCGGTCGGTCTCACTCCGCAGCTGTTGCCGGCGATCATCAGCATCAATTTGGCCCATGGGGCCAAGCGCATGGCGCAACAGAAAGTGATCGTCAAACGCTTGGCCTCGATTGAAAATTTCGGGAGCATGACCGTCTTCTGTTCGGACAAGACAGGGACATTGACCGAGGGGCTCGTCCGGCTGAAGTCCGCCTGCGACATCGCGGGCAATCCGAGCGAGCGAGTGTTCTTGCACGGCGCGCTGAATGCGAGTTTCGAAACCGGATTTCATAACCCGATCGACGAAGCCATTCGCACCGCTCGACCGTTCGATCTCTCTCCCTATCGGAAATTGGATGAAGAACCCTACGACTTCGTTCGCAAACGACTCTCGGTATTAGTGGCGACGCCGACCACGCATCTCTTGGTGACCAAGGGCGCCCTGGCGAATGTGTTGGCGGTCTGTTCAACCGCCGAGAATGCGGATGGCACAGTGGTTGAGTTGGCGGTCGTGCGGGATGCCATCCAAGCGCAGATGGCGCAGTGGGCCGGCCAGGGATGGCGGGTGCTCGGGCTTGCCTCGCGGGAGATGGGCGCGCGAGAGGGCATCACCAAGGACGACGAGGCGGGCATGACGTTTTTGGGGTTTCTGGTGTTCGAAGATCCCATCAAGGCCGATGTCCCGGAAACGATCGGTCGTCTCAAGGGGCTGGGTGTCACGTTGAAAATCGTGACTGGCGACAATCGTCTCGTTGCGGCCCATGTCGGACAGGCGATAGGTTTGATGAATGGACATCTGTTGACCGGCGAGGATTTGCGGAAAATGAGCGACGAAGCGCTGGTGTCGCGCGTGAATGACGTCCATGTGTTTGCCGAGGTCGAGCCGAATCAGAAAGAACGGATCATCCTGGCCTTGAAGAAGGCAGGCCATGTCGTTGGTTATGGGGGCGATGGGATCAACGATGCGTCGGCTTTACATGCGGCGGACGTCGGCGTGTCCGTCGAAAGTGCGGTGGATGTGGCGAAAGAGGCGGCGGATATCGTATTGCTGGAAAAGGATCTCGGCATTTTGGTCGAAGGCGTCCAGGAAGGGCGGAGGACGTTCGCCAATACGTTGAAGTACGTCTTCATGGCGACCAGCGCGAACTTCGGCAATATGTTCAGCATGGCGGGGGCTTCGCTCTTTCTGTCCTTTCTGCCGCTACTGCCCAAGCAAATATTATTGACCAATCTCCTGACCGACATTCCGGAAATGACCATCGCCGGCGATCGTGTGGATGAAGAGCTGATCGATCGGCCCAGGCGGTGGAATATCGCGTTCATCAGAAAGTTCATGCTCACGTTCGGTTTAGTGAGTTCTATCTTCGACTATCTGACGTTCGGGGTGTTGCTCTGGTTTCTTCAAGCCGGTGTCGAGGAATTCAGAACCGGGTGGTTTGTGGAGTCGGTGATCTCCGCTTCGGTCATCGTGCTGGTCGTGCGGAGCCGGCGGCCGTTCATGCGCAGCAAACCGAGCCGGGGCTTGCTGGCAGCGACGCTCGCGGTGGTGGGATTGACGCTGCTCTTGCCCTATACTCCGCTGCGCGGACCGCTGGGGTTTGTGCCGTTACCGGCATCGTTCCTGGCGGCCTTGCTCTGCATCGTGATCGCCTATGTGGGAGCGGCCGAGTTCGCCAAGAAGATCTTTTACCGGCATGTGGTCTATTGA